CCAGGTCCACCGCGCCCATGTCGATGCCCAGCTCCAGCGAGGAGGTGGCCACGACGCAGGGCAGCACGCCCGCCTTCAGCTCCTCCTCGACCAGCGTGCGCTGTTCGCGGGCCATGGAACCGTGGTGCGCCTTGGCGATGACCGAAGACCCGCTTGCGGGGTCGAGCATCGTTCCCGGAGCCGCGCCGGTCGTGATGCCAGAGCCGCCCACCGCCTCGGCCGGGAACCGCTCCGGCTCCGCGGGTTCGCTCGCCAGCTCGTTGAGGCGCGAGGTCAGCCGCTCCGCGAGCCGCCGCGAGTTGGCGAAGACGATCGTGGACCGGTGCTGCCGCACCAGGTCGAGGATGCGCTCCTCCACGGCGGGCCAGATCGACGGCCGTCGCGCTGCCCCCGCCGCGGAGCCGGTGATCTCCTCCTCCTCGGGCACCGGATCGGCCGGTCTGTCCAAAGAGGACATGTCCTCCACCGGCACCTCGACCCGGACCTCGACCGTTTTGCGGTTCTCCGGGCGCACCACCCGCACGGGGCGCCCGCCCGCGAGGAAGGAGGTGATCTCCTCGATCGGCCGCACTGTCGCGGACAGCCCGATCCGCTGCGCGGGGTGCTCCAGCAGCGCGTCCAGCCGCTCCAGGGACAGGGCCAGGTGCGCGCCGCGCTTGGTGCCCGCGACGGCGTGCACCTCGTCGATGATCACCGTGCGCACTCCGGCGAGCGACTCCCTGGCCGCCGAGGTGAGCAGCAGGAACAGCGACTCCGGCGTGGTCACCAGCACGTCCGGCGGGCGCCGGGCGAAGGACCTTCGCTCGTCGGCGGGCGTGTCGCCGGTGCGCATGCCCACCGTGATCGAGGGCTCCGGCAGGCCCAGCCGGTGCGCCGCCTGCCGGATGCCGGTCAGCGGTGCGCGGAGGTTGCGCTCCACGTCCACGGCGAGCGCCTTGAGCGGAGAGACGTAGAGGACGCGGCAGCGCCGCTTCGGCTCGGCGGGCGGTTCGGAGCCGGCCAGCCGGTCCAGCGCCCAGAGGAACGCGGCCAGCGTCTTGCCGGAACCGGTCGGGGCGACGACCAGGGCGTGCTCGGCGTCCGCGACGGCGTTCCACGCCCCGGCCTGCGCGGCCGTCGGCGCGGCGAACGCACCGCGGAACCACTCGCGGGTCGGTGCGGAGAACCGCTGCAGAACCTCCTCGTCGGACACGCACCCATCCTGACCCAGGGGTCTGACACCCGCTCATGTGTACGCTGTACACGTGAGGAAGCGCGGAATCGCCGTCGCGGCGGGAGTGGTGCTGGTCCTGGTGGTCAGCGGGGTCTTCGGGGTCTGCTGGTGGGCAGCGGGGCAGCAGATCGTGCCGAACCACGGCACGCACTCCGACACCGTTCTCGCCGTGAAGGACGGCAGTGTCGTGCTCACCGCCAACTCATCGGCGGCTCGCAGGCGTGGCACGTACTGGCTCTCCTGGGACGGAGGTTCCGCGCTCATGGGCGATGTGCTCGCACAGGGGCCCGACCGGGTGGAACGCCCGCTGCTCCGCGGTTCCCGCCCGACGACCGGGACCGCGGTCTACGTGGGGGGTGCCATGCCCTCGGATCCGAAGACGACGCTCGGCCTCGACTATTCAGAGGTCATGGTGCCGACTGAACTCGGTCTGGCGCCCGCGTGGTTCATCCCGGCCGCGAAAGACACGTGGGTGATTGCGGTGCACGGCCAGAACGGACGTCGTAAGGCGCTCATGCCGATCGCGCCCGTCTTCAACCGCCTCGGTCTGCCAGTGCTCGCGATCACCTACCGCAATGACGAAGGCGCCCCGGCGTCGCCGGACGGGCTGTTGCACCTTGGCGGTGACGAGTGGCGTGATGTCGAGTCCGCGGTCCGTTACGCGCAAGAGAAAGGTGCGCGACGCGTGGTGCTTTATGGAGCGTCCAACGGAGGTCAGATCGTCGGGCAGTTCCTGTCGCATTCACCGCTCGCGAACGCGACCGTGGCGACGATGCTCGACGCGCCGACGACGAGCCTTCCCCTCGTTGGTGACTTCGCAGGGGAGCAGCACGGTGCGCCGAGCGTGATGACCTGGCTGGTTCACCAGATCATGCAGTGGCGGACCGACACGGACCTCGACCGGCTGGACCTCATCAAGTACCCGCCGGCCGTCAAACCGCCGACATTGCTCATCCAGGGCGATGCCGACACGCAGTGCTCCGTGCAGATGAACCGCGGTTTCTTCGACACTGCAACGAAATCGGGTTGGCGGATGCAGTACGCGGAGTTCCCCGGAGCTGAGCACACGGAGTCGTGGAACTCAGATCCCGCGCGATACGAGAAGCTGGTCCACGACTTCCTAAGGCTTGCGGTAGATCAGTGAGTAGCGCCAGAAGAGATGACGGCGCACGCGGTGACCTGGCAGCACACGGTCAGCGTCCGCGCGGATTTCCGCGAAGGTCAGCGTGGCGTCCTTCACGGGCGCAGACACACCGTGGTCCTTCCGGGACAACGCATTGAGCACCAGATTGACGGGTGCGGCCGCCGCGGCGAGCGCATAGTCGGAAACGGTGCGCTCGCGGTAGAGGCCCAGCACTGCCAGAACACCGCCCGGTCGCAATGAGTCGCGCAAGCGTTCAAGTGCGACAGGAAACGACGGCAGGTGGTGCACGGTCGCGATGCACGAGACGAAGTCGTAGCGCGCGGGCTCGATGTCCATGAGATCGCCGGTGCGGAACTCGATGTTCGCAGCGCCCTGCGACCGCGTGCGCGCCGCGTCGATCATTTCTGCCGATGCGTCGATCGCGTCCACCCAGCCGGCCTTGCGAGCCAAGCGCCGCGCGAATGTGCCGCTGCCGCAACCGACATCAAGCGCGTCCGCGCAGTGCGACGGCACGTGTCGTAGGAGTCGTCGGTGATAGAAGTCGTTGTGATTGAAAGGCATCGCTTCTATGACGCATTCGTGACCTAGCTGGTTGTCTGCCACCGCCAACGCGACTCACCGTCAACGACTGCGTCCGTTTGCGTGAGACCAGCCGCAGCGGCGACCGCACCGGACGCGGCGTGCTTCGGGTGCACGTGCGCCACGATCTCGGTCACACCGGTCGAGCGCAGCCAGTCCGCCAACGCGCGCGCCGATTCGGATGCGATGCCACGGCCCTGCCACGGCGTGCCGACGACCCACGCGATCTCTGCTGTCCCGTGGGCGATCGTGGCTTGCACGTAGCCCGTCAGGCGGTCTTCCGCGCGTAGCCAGATGACCAGGTTCGCCCAGGTCACGGTCGGATCGGGTGAACCGGCCACCTGTTTCTCGTAGCGCAGGCGCAGTTGTTCGGCAGTGGCGGGCTCACCGCCGATGAACTCGTGCAGCGCCGGGTCTGACAGGACCTCCGCCATCTCGTCCGCGTGCTCTACGCGGAGCGGAACGAGGTCGAGGCGGTCAGTGCGCAACGGACCCATGAGAGGTGACCGTAACCGCCAATCTGGGCAACCCCGCCACATGGCCTAACGCCGACATGGCAGCATCACACTCCAGCGTCCAAACCGGACGCTGTGCGTCCGTGGCGACAAGGGGAGAGCAGTGCGCGTCCTGTCGGTGGACCTGGGTACGTCCAACACCGTTGCCGTGTTGTCAGCACACGGCAGGCCACCCCGTGTGGTCGAGGTCGACGGTTCGGCGACGATGCCCTCGGCCGTCTTCGCCGCCGAGGACGGTGGACTGGTCGTCGGCCGGGACGCCGAACGGCGGGCCCGTCTCGACCCCGCGCGGTTCGAGCCCAACCCCAAGCGTCGCGTGGACGACACCACGCTGTTGCTCGGCAACACCGTCATCACGGTGACCGACGCGATGGCCGCCGTGCTGCAGCGCGTCGCGGACGAGACCAAGCGCCAGCTCGGCGGCTCCATGCCGGACGAGGTCCGGCTGACCCACCCCGCGCAGTGGGGCGCGATCCGCCGCAACGTCCTGCTCTCCGCCGCCCGGCTGGCCGGGTTCGGCCCGCAGCTGACCCTCGTGCCCGAGCCGGTCGCCGCCGCCGCGCACTTCGCGTCCTTCCCGGAGCGCTCGTTGGCGCCCGGGCAGGCGCTGGCCGTCTACGACCTCGGCGCGGGCACCTTCGACGTCGCCGTGGTCGGCGCGACCCCCAGCGGCTTCGTCGTGCTCGCCGAGAACGGCCTGCCCGACCTCGGTGGCCTCGACGTGGACCACGCGCTGCTGGTGCACGTGGGGCGCGAGGTGTCCTACCGCGACCCCAGCAAGTGGCAGCGCGTGCTGCGCCCGGAGTCGACCGCCGACCGGCGCGCCCGCCGCACCCTCCTCGAGGACGTGAGGGCCGCCAAGGAAGCGCTGTCCCGGCACCCGCAGACCGAGGTGCCGATGCCGGAGCCCTTCGACGACGTGCTCGTCACGCGGGCCGAGCTGGAGGCGCTGATCCGCCCCAGCCTGCTGCGCAGCATCGAGCTGCTGGCCGACACCATCGGCTCCGCCGGGATGAGCCCGGAGTCGCTCGCGGGCATCTACCTCGTCGGTGGCTCCAGCCGCATCCCACTGGTGGCGAAGCTGATCTCCGAGCGGCTGCGCGTCGTCCCGACCAGCCTGGACCAGCCGGAGACCGCGGTCGCGCTCGGCGCGCACCACGTGCCCCAGGACGGGACCAGCGCGCGCACCGGCCAGCTGCCGCCGCAGGAGATGTACCAGGGCGGGGTGACCGCGCCCTACCCGACGACGGTCACCAACGGCCCGTCCTTCCCGACCACCGGCCCCCAGCCGGTGCAGCACCAGGCCCCGCCGCAGTACGGCGGTTTCCCGCAGGTCCCCCAGCAGCAGGCGAAGAAGAGCTCCAAACCGATGCTGATCGGGGTCGCGGCCTCGATCGTCGTGGTGCTGGCGGTGGTGCTCGGCATCGTGCTGCTCAACGGCTCCGGCCTGCCGAGCGCGAGCGAGTGCCAGAAGCCGGGCGAGGCCGACCCCAAGGGCTTCAGCTCGTGCCTGCGCCAGCTCGCCGGCGACGTGGCCGACAACGTCCAGTGCGATCCGGGTGCGAAGGGTCTCGCCGAGAACGCGCTCGGCCGCATCCAGGGCGTCAAGGTGACCTGCCAGCTGCCCGCGGGCAACGGCGCGCCCACGCTCACCGTCACCTACGCGCACGCGCCGTCGATGGAGATCGTGCAGGACATCGCCAAGAACGTCGTCGGCGACTCCAGGACGGAGCAGGTCGAGGCCGACTGGGGCGGCAACGGGCTCACCGGCCACTACCAGGCGACCACCAACGAAGGCGTCGGTTACCTCGTCTTCACCGTGAAGGACCGCCCGGTGCTCGGGATGATGACCGTGATCAGCACCTCCGGCGCGGCGCCGAAGGCCAACGACCTGGCCGACTACTTCGAGCGGCAGGTCCAGCCGGGGACCTGACCGGCGCACCGCGCAGGCCGCCCGCCAGTACCGCGAACCCGGGAGGCCGGGCGCGTTTGGCGGAGTGCCGGGGGCCGTGCGGGCGTGCCACGATCGGGGCATGCAGCGTGATCTCTTCGAAGCCGACCACGACGCGTTCCGCGAGCTGGTGCGCAGGTTCTTCGCCGACGAGGTGGTGCCCGAGCACGCCCGGTGGGAGTCCGACGGCATCGTCCCCAGGGAGATCTGGACCGCGGCGGGCGAGCTGGGCATGCTCGGCTTCGACATGCCGGAGGAGCACGGCGGCGGTGGGCAGCGCGACTTCCGGTTCAACACCGTGCTCGGTGAGGAACTGGTCGGCTGCGGGGCCACCGGCCTCGGGTTCGGCCTGCACACCGACGTCGTCGGCCCCTACCTGCGCGAGCTGGCCACCGAGGAGCAGAAGGCCCGCTGGCTGCCCGGGTTCTGCTCCGGCGAGCTGATCACCGCGATCGCGATGAGCGAGCCCGGCGCGGGTTCCGACCTGCAGGGCGTCCGGACCTACGCGCGCCGGGACGGCTCGGACTACGTGCTCAACGGCTCGAAGATCTTCATCACCAACGGCATCAACGCCGACCTGGTGCTGGTCGTGGTGAAGACCGACCCGGAGGCACCGGGCAGCAAGGGGCTGAGCCTGCTCGCGGTGGAGCGCGGCATGGCCGGGTTCTCCCGCGGCCGCAACCTCGACAAGATCGGCCTGAAGGCGCAGGACACCGCCGAGCTGTTCTTCGAGGACGTGCGGGTGCCGGCGGAGAACCTGGTCGGCGAGGAGAACCGGGGCTTCTACCACCTGATGGCGATGCTGCCGCAGGAGCGGCTGTCCGTCGCCGTCGGCTCGATCGCCACGGTCAGCACCGCGCTGGCGCTGACCAAGGAGTACGTGCGCGGGCGCAAGGCGTTCGGGCGCAGCGTCGGGGCCTTCCAGAACACCCGCTTCGAGCTGGCCGAGCTGGAGACGGAGTACTGGGTCACCCAGGTCTTCACCGACCGCTGCGTCCGCGACCTCAACGCGGGCACGCTGTCGGCGACCGACGCGGCCATGGCCAAGCTGTGGACCTCCGAGCTGGCCAGGAAGGCCGCCGACCGGTGCCTGCAGCTGCACGGCGGCTACGGCTACATGAGCGAGTACCCGATCTCCAAGCTGTTCCTCGACGGCCGGGTGCAGGCGATCTACGCGGGCACCAACGAGATCATGAAGGAGATCATCGGCCGGTCCCTCGGCCTGGAAGACAGATCGTGACCGGCGGAGTTCAGCAGGGGCTCTCGGCTCCTCCCGCCGTGGTCGCCGTTCAGCGCCGGGTGCTGGGCACGCTCACCACCAGCCAGGTCCTCGGCGGCGTCGGCGTGGCCACCGGCGTCACCGTCAGCTCGCTGGCCGCCGCCTCGCTCTCCGGCTCCGAGGTGGTCGGCGGGCTGGCCCAGACCAGCGTGGTCGCCGGCGCCGCGCTGCTGTCGCTGCCCGCGGCCCGGCTGGCCGAGCGCAGGGGGCGCCGTCCCGCGCTGATCATGGGCTACGGCCTGGCCGCCGCCGGGGCCGCGCTGGCGGCGACCGCCATCGCGCTGGGCGCGTGGCCGCTGCTGCTGGCCGCGCTGGTGCTGGTCGGCGGGGGCAGCACCGCCAACCTGGCGGCCCGCTACGCCGCGACCGACCTCGCCGCCCCGGACCGCAGGGCGAGATCGCTGTCGCTGGTGGTGTGGGCGACCACGATCGGCTCGGTGGCCGGTCCCAACCTCGCCGAGCCCGCGCAACGGCTGGCCGCCTCGATCGGCATCGCCGAGCGCTCCGGCCCGTTCCTGGTGTCCGTGCTGGGCTTCGGCGCGGCGGCGGCCTGGGTGTGGTTCGGCCTGCGACCCGATCCGCTGGTGCTGGCGCGCTCCGCGGAGCCCGGGGCGGAGGGGGTGTCCTGTCCCGCCCACGGCGCCCCGCTGCGCTGGACCGGCCGCCTGGCCAAACTTCACCCGATGGGGTGGTTGGCGCTGGTCGGGATCGTGCTCTGCCACACCGCGATGGTCGGGCTGATGACCATGACGCCTGTGCACATGGACCACGGCGGCGCCTCGTTGAGCCTGGTCGGTGTGGTGATCAGCCTGCACATCGCCGGGATGTACGCGGCGAGCCCGGTGTTCGGCTGGATGGCCGACCGCTGGGGCCGGGTGCCGGTGCTCGCGCTGGGCGCGGGGCTGGTGGTCGCCGCCGCGGGGGTGGCGGGGACGGCCGCTTCTCAGGACGCACCGCAACTGGCGGTGGGCCTGGTGCTGCTCGGGTTCGGGTGGTCGGCGGGGGTGGTGTCGGGATCGGCGCTGCTCACCGAGTCCGTCCCGCTGGCCGACCGGCCGGTCCTGCAGGGCATGTCCGACCTGGCGATGAACGTCGGCGGCGCGCTCGGCGGGCTCACCGCGGGCCTGGTGGTGACGGTGTGGTCCTACCGGGTGCTGGGGCTGGTCGTCGGCGTGCTCGCGCTGCCGTTCCTGGTCTTCTGCCTGTTCAGCGCTTTCGGTTCTGGCGGAACCAGATCAGGCCGTAGACGATCACGCCGACGAGGCCGCCCGCGATGATCAGCTGGCCGAGCGGGGAGGACAGTCCGGTGGGGTCGTCTTCGAACATCCCCCGAGCGTAGCCTGGCCCCGATGCGTATCACCGTTTTCCGCAGCCGGATGAACGACGAGTTCGGCGAGGTCCGCGCCGAGCTGATGGCCAGCACCCACGTGTTCTCCGCCCTCGGCGGGCGCACCGTGGACCAGGCCATGGAGGCCGGGATGGACCCGAAGGCGATCTGGCGGGCCGTCTGCGAGGCGTTCGACGTCCCGCCGGAACGCCGCTGACCTGCGCCGCTCGCTCCCGCCGCGTGTCGAGGTGGACTCGAACACATGTTCGGCTATGGTGTTGTCCACATCGGCACCAGCTATCCACAGATCCCGACCTCTCCGCGTTGACTGTCAGACCTACGCCGTAGCGTCGACCCCGACCCGGTACAGGGCCCCATCTGACGGCTAAAGGCGAGGCAGTGAAGCAAGGCAGGAAGCCCATGGCAGCGGTAGCACCCGACCGGGACAAGGCTCTCGAACTTGCCTTGGCCCAGATCGACAAGCAGTTCGGCAAGGGATCGGTGATGCGCCTCGGTGAGGACACCAGGCCACCGGTCGCGGTGATCCCCACCGGCTCCATCGCCCTGGACGTGGCGTTGGGCATCGGCGGCCTGCCCAAGGGCCGCGTCATCGAGGTCTACGGGCCGGAGTCCTCCGGTAAGACCACCGTCGCCCTGCACGCGGTGGCCAACGCCCAGCGGGCGGGTGGCATCGCGGCGTTCATCGACGCCGAGCACGCGCTGGACCCGGAGTACGCCAAGGCGCTCGGCGTGGACACCGACGCCCTGCTGGTCTCCCAGCCGGACACCGGTGAGCAGGCGCTGGAGATCGCCGACATGCTCGTGCGCTCCGGCGCGCTGGACATCCTGGTCATCGACTCCGTCGCGGCCCTGGTGCCGCGCGCGGAGATCGAGGGCGAGATGGGTGACAGCCACGTCGGTCTGCAGGCCCGGCTGATGAGCCAGGCGCTGCGGAAGATGACCAGCGCGCTGAACAACTCCGGGACCACCGCGATCTTCATCAACCAGCTGCGCGAGAAGATCGGCGTGATGTTCGGCAGCCCGGAGACCACCACCGGTGGCAAGGCGCTGAAGTTCTACGCCTCGGTGCGGCTGGACGTGCGCCGGATCGAGACCCTGAAGGAGGGCACCGACGCCGTCGGCAACCGCACCAGGGTCAAGATCGTGAAGAACAAGATGGCGCCGCCGTTCAAGCAGGCGGAGTTCGACATCCTCTACGGCCAGGGCATCAGCCGCGAGGGCTCCCTGATCGACATGGGTGTCGACCAGGGGATCATCCGCAAGTCCGGTGCCTGGTACACCTACGAGGGCGACCAGCTCGGGCAGGGCAAGGAGAACGCCCGCAAGTTCATGCGGGAGAACCCCGATGTCGCCAATGAGATCGAGAAGCGCATCAAGGAGAAGCTGAACATCGGCCCGGCCGTGGTGGAGGGCGACGACGCCGCACCCGCCCCCGTCGAGTTCTAGTTCTCCGCCCAGCGCAACCGCGTTCGTCCTCCCGCCCGGGGTGTCCGGCAAGCCCGGCTCCCCGGCGGGAGGGAACGCCAGGACCGAGGTGATCTCCCATGACCCGGCCCGGTCGTTCCCGGCGCCGTGCCGATCCCGGCTCCGTCGCGGGCGAGTCCGCCCAGCGGCAGCAGGCCCCGCGTGACCCGGTCGAGCAGGCGCGCGAGATCTGCCTGCGCCTGCTCACGGTGCGCCCGCGCACCCGCGTCGAGCTGGAACAGGCGTTGCGGCGCAAGGAGATCCCGGAGGACGTGATCGCGGCGGTGCTCGACCGCTACAGCGATCTCAAGCTGGTCGACGACGCCGCCTTCGCGGAGCTGTGGGTGCGCTCCCGGCACACCCACCAGGGCATGGCCCGGCGCGCCCTGGTCGCCGAGCTGCGCCGCAAGGGCGTCGACGGCGAGACCGCGGCCGAGGCGGCGTCCACTGTGGACAGTGAGGCGGAGGAGGAGCGGGCGCGCGCCCTGGTCCGCCGCAAGATCTCCTCGGTGATGCGGGTGGACGAGCTGGCCCGCGTCCGCCGCCTGGTCGGCATGCTCGCCCGCAAGGGCTATCCCGAGGGGCTGGCCTACCGCGTGGTCCGCGACGAGCTCCGCGCCGCGGGCGAGGAGACCACCCTCCTCGACGACTAGCCCCCGCCTGGACAGGTGCCCGGGCGGAATCACAGTGGGCCTGCGGCGGCGACTTGCCTAGGCTCGGGCCGTGACGAGCCTAGGGATGGCGCTCAGCGCCAAGCACATTGTCTGGGACTGGAACGGGACGCTGCTCGACGACAACGACGCGGTCCTGGCCGCGGTGAACGACGTCTGCACGGGGTTCGGCCGCCAAGCGCTCACGCTGGACGAGTGGCGCGGGTTGTTCAGCCGCCCGCTGCTGCAGTGCTACGAGCGCGTTCTCGACCGTCCGCTGAGCGTTGACGACTGGGCTCGCATCGACCGGCTCTACCACGACCGCTACCACGAGCTGCTGCACACGTGCGGGCTCGCGCCGGGCGTTCCCGAGCTGCTGCACGAGTGGCGCGATGCCGGGCGGTCCCAGTCGCTGCTGTCGATGTGGTTCCACGACCGCCTCGTCCCGCTGATCACCGAGATGGGGCTGGTCGAGCTCTTCCAGCGGGTGGACGGCCTGCGCACGGAGGTGGGCGGCGACTCCAAGGC
The window above is part of the Allokutzneria albata genome. Proteins encoded here:
- a CDS encoding GNAT family N-acetyltransferase: MWRGCPDWRLRSPLMGPLRTDRLDLVPLRVEHADEMAEVLSDPALHEFIGGEPATAEQLRLRYEKQVAGSPDPTVTWANLVIWLRAEDRLTGYVQATIAHGTAEIAWVVGTPWQGRGIASESARALADWLRSTGVTEIVAHVHPKHAASGAVAAAAGLTQTDAVVDGESRWRWQTTS
- a CDS encoding HAD family hydrolase: MTSLGMALSAKHIVWDWNGTLLDDNDAVLAAVNDVCTGFGRQALTLDEWRGLFSRPLLQCYERVLDRPLSVDDWARIDRLYHDRYHELLHTCGLAPGVPELLHEWRDAGRSQSLLSMWFHDRLVPLITEMGLVELFQRVDGLRTEVGGDSKADHLAHHLQAQQLDPADVVLIGDVVDDAFAAQQVGAHCVLVTTGVMGRSALEATGAPVANSIPEALQLIQPA
- a CDS encoding Hsp70 family protein codes for the protein MRVLSVDLGTSNTVAVLSAHGRPPRVVEVDGSATMPSAVFAAEDGGLVVGRDAERRARLDPARFEPNPKRRVDDTTLLLGNTVITVTDAMAAVLQRVADETKRQLGGSMPDEVRLTHPAQWGAIRRNVLLSAARLAGFGPQLTLVPEPVAAAAHFASFPERSLAPGQALAVYDLGAGTFDVAVVGATPSGFVVLAENGLPDLGGLDVDHALLVHVGREVSYRDPSKWQRVLRPESTADRRARRTLLEDVRAAKEALSRHPQTEVPMPEPFDDVLVTRAELEALIRPSLLRSIELLADTIGSAGMSPESLAGIYLVGGSSRIPLVAKLISERLRVVPTSLDQPETAVALGAHHVPQDGTSARTGQLPPQEMYQGGVTAPYPTTVTNGPSFPTTGPQPVQHQAPPQYGGFPQVPQQQAKKSSKPMLIGVAASIVVVLAVVLGIVLLNGSGLPSASECQKPGEADPKGFSSCLRQLAGDVADNVQCDPGAKGLAENALGRIQGVKVTCQLPAGNGAPTLTVTYAHAPSMEIVQDIAKNVVGDSRTEQVEADWGGNGLTGHYQATTNEGVGYLVFTVKDRPVLGMMTVISTSGAAPKANDLADYFERQVQPGT
- a CDS encoding acyl-CoA dehydrogenase family protein, with the protein product MQRDLFEADHDAFRELVRRFFADEVVPEHARWESDGIVPREIWTAAGELGMLGFDMPEEHGGGGQRDFRFNTVLGEELVGCGATGLGFGLHTDVVGPYLRELATEEQKARWLPGFCSGELITAIAMSEPGAGSDLQGVRTYARRDGSDYVLNGSKIFITNGINADLVLVVVKTDPEAPGSKGLSLLAVERGMAGFSRGRNLDKIGLKAQDTAELFFEDVRVPAENLVGEENRGFYHLMAMLPQERLSVAVGSIATVSTALALTKEYVRGRKAFGRSVGAFQNTRFELAELETEYWVTQVFTDRCVRDLNAGTLSATDAAMAKLWTSELARKAADRCLQLHGGYGYMSEYPISKLFLDGRVQAIYAGTNEIMKEIIGRSLGLEDRS
- a CDS encoding DUF3046 domain-containing protein, with translation MRITVFRSRMNDEFGEVRAELMASTHVFSALGGRTVDQAMEAGMDPKAIWRAVCEAFDVPPERR
- a CDS encoding class I SAM-dependent methyltransferase, which gives rise to MADNQLGHECVIEAMPFNHNDFYHRRLLRHVPSHCADALDVGCGSGTFARRLARKAGWVDAIDASAEMIDAARTRSQGAANIEFRTGDLMDIEPARYDFVSCIATVHHLPSFPVALERLRDSLRPGGVLAVLGLYRERTVSDYALAAAAAPVNLVLNALSRKDHGVSAPVKDATLTFAEIRADADRVLPGHRVRRHLFWRYSLIYRKP
- a CDS encoding alpha/beta hydrolase family protein; translation: MLVLVVSGVFGVCWWAAGQQIVPNHGTHSDTVLAVKDGSVVLTANSSAARRRGTYWLSWDGGSALMGDVLAQGPDRVERPLLRGSRPTTGTAVYVGGAMPSDPKTTLGLDYSEVMVPTELGLAPAWFIPAAKDTWVIAVHGQNGRRKALMPIAPVFNRLGLPVLAITYRNDEGAPASPDGLLHLGGDEWRDVESAVRYAQEKGARRVVLYGASNGGQIVGQFLSHSPLANATVATMLDAPTTSLPLVGDFAGEQHGAPSVMTWLVHQIMQWRTDTDLDRLDLIKYPPAVKPPTLLIQGDADTQCSVQMNRGFFDTATKSGWRMQYAEFPGAEHTESWNSDPARYEKLVHDFLRLAVDQ
- a CDS encoding regulatory protein RecX codes for the protein MTRPGRSRRRADPGSVAGESAQRQQAPRDPVEQAREICLRLLTVRPRTRVELEQALRRKEIPEDVIAAVLDRYSDLKLVDDAAFAELWVRSRHTHQGMARRALVAELRRKGVDGETAAEAASTVDSEAEEERARALVRRKISSVMRVDELARVRRLVGMLARKGYPEGLAYRVVRDELRAAGEETTLLDD
- a CDS encoding MFS transporter; its protein translation is MTGGVQQGLSAPPAVVAVQRRVLGTLTTSQVLGGVGVATGVTVSSLAAASLSGSEVVGGLAQTSVVAGAALLSLPAARLAERRGRRPALIMGYGLAAAGAALAATAIALGAWPLLLAALVLVGGGSTANLAARYAATDLAAPDRRARSLSLVVWATTIGSVAGPNLAEPAQRLAASIGIAERSGPFLVSVLGFGAAAAWVWFGLRPDPLVLARSAEPGAEGVSCPAHGAPLRWTGRLAKLHPMGWLALVGIVLCHTAMVGLMTMTPVHMDHGGASLSLVGVVISLHIAGMYAASPVFGWMADRWGRVPVLALGAGLVVAAAGVAGTAASQDAPQLAVGLVLLGFGWSAGVVSGSALLTESVPLADRPVLQGMSDLAMNVGGALGGLTAGLVVTVWSYRVLGLVVGVLALPFLVFCLFSAFGSGGTRSGRRRSRRRGRPR
- the recA gene encoding recombinase RecA, which translates into the protein MAAVAPDRDKALELALAQIDKQFGKGSVMRLGEDTRPPVAVIPTGSIALDVALGIGGLPKGRVIEVYGPESSGKTTVALHAVANAQRAGGIAAFIDAEHALDPEYAKALGVDTDALLVSQPDTGEQALEIADMLVRSGALDILVIDSVAALVPRAEIEGEMGDSHVGLQARLMSQALRKMTSALNNSGTTAIFINQLREKIGVMFGSPETTTGGKALKFYASVRLDVRRIETLKEGTDAVGNRTRVKIVKNKMAPPFKQAEFDILYGQGISREGSLIDMGVDQGIIRKSGAWYTYEGDQLGQGKENARKFMRENPDVANEIEKRIKEKLNIGPAVVEGDDAAPAPVEF